Part of the Bacillus sp. THAF10 genome is shown below.
GAAAGAAGAAGTGAAAGGTTTTTCTTTTTCTTGTTCGGGAAGTGATGGTGCATTCGTAACATCCACGGGGTGTGAAGAAGGTTGACAGCCTGAAAAAATCGAAAACAAAAGTATTACTAAAACAGCATACACTACTTTTTTCATGGCATCCCTCCTCTTCTTCTATCTAACTACGATTATGAGGCAGGAAAGGTTTCATGACAAGAAAAAAAATGCCAATATTCCTATAGTAATATTTTCATAGTCATTTATACATATAGGGCAGCAATGAAGATGCCTAACGTTTTTTTATAAATGGTGTCATATTGAGAAAGAGGCAAAGGATTAATTCCTCTTCCCAGTTCTAACGTAAAACCAGGCTTGCGAAATTCTTGAATAAACCAATCCTTGAAGCCCGCATGACTATCAACATATCGAACGCTTTTGTACGTACTTACCCGCTCAAACTCTTCTGCCATTTTTTCTGACTCTTTAGGCTCGAATCCTTCATAGCCCCAATAAAATTCTTCACCTTGCGTGTGTACGGCGATTACCATATCGAAGTCTTCTGCTCTTGTTAATGCCTCCATTGCCTTTGCCTCCGGTTCTGTTAGTGGTGAGAAACCAGGAAAATCTCGAGGAGAAGGTGTTTTTTCTTCTTTTCTATTTTTTTCAATTTCCCAATTTGCAGGAAAATGTTTATTCAAATCTATTCCTCTAATATTTGCTTTCCAGTTAAGAAAGTCCGGTTTGTCTATATTTATTTCTGTAACTAATTTTTCAAAAGGAGAATGAACAGGTGGACCATTTAATACTAAGTCCACTCCATCGGGGTTCACCATTGGGACAATGGAAATGGTTGCCTGATGATACAGACTCATAGCTGATACCCCTCTAATGGTTTCTCCTTTTGTTAGTGCAAGAAGATAGTCCTGTAAAAGATTCATCGTCACAGCAGAGGTAATCCATTCATTGGCATGAAAACTTGCATTCCAATGAATTTTTTTTGTACCCATTCCTATTTTTAGTTGATATATCGGATTATTCAAAACAGATTGTCCGATAGAATTACATTTAACAAAAGGAAATATTCTTACTAATTCCTTGATATCTTGTTCTAGGGCAGCGGAATCATAGTGCTTTTTCGTGGTTAAAAATGCCTTTTTAACTTTCATCGGCATTCTTATTTCATCTTCTATATTCAGCTGGGCTAAGCTCATATTTTGGTTTAATAGATATAGTGTATCAAGTGGCAATCCAAACTCGTTTGCTATGGATTGCACTGTATCCCCTTGTTTGACTAAATATTTGGTTGACGTATATCCAGGAATGGCGATTTTTTGCCCTAATGCTTCCTTATCCTCTTTCTTCACATGAGGATTGGAATCCATCATCAATTCAAGTGGCAGCTTAAATAACGTGCTTATATACCAAAGCGAGTCCCCTCTTCGTGCATCAACCAACAAAGCGATCACCTTCCTTGCGTTGGAGTATCTAATCTACCTTATGGATGAAAAAAATAGTTTAGAACGCAAAAAAGGCAAAGCAAAACATAAAAAAAACGCTGAATGTACCATTACGAGGTACATTCAGCGTTCTTGATATTCCTATTCATCAAGCTTGGATTCATCCATTTGAATGGAAGTTCCATCATAGAAACGTAGCAGGTCACCATAGACAATTTCATCAGAGTATTGAAGCTCTTTTTTAGCTTTCTCTACATACGGTTCACAAGCAGATTGATCAATCGGCTCTTCTGTTTCTTTATCATAGCATTCATTTTTTGAATACACTAATTCATCGGTTACAAAGCTACCGTCACGGAAGACCACAAAGTCGCTTCTTTCTTCAGAGAACAAATCCTCTCCAAATTGGATATCGTTTTTGGTCTCCATTCCAAGCAAATGCTTGATGGTAGGCTTTAAGTCAACTTGACCACCAATTGTATCAAATTCCTTAGGGTTTTTATCTGTGACGCCAGGAATATGAACAAACATTGGTACACGTTGTAGTTGGGCACTTTCAAATGGGCGAATTTCTTTGTCAAGATATTGACCCATCGCTTCATTATGGTTTTCAGAAATACCATAATGGTCGCCATACATAATAATAATGGAATTTTCGTAAAGTCCGGCTGCTTTTAATTCTTCAAAGAAGACTTTTAACGACTCATCCATATATCTTGCTGTAGGGAAGTAGCGATTTAATGTTCTACTATTTGAATCAAATTCATCGATAAACTTATCCTCTTCATCCAATACAAATGGGAAGTGGTTGGTAAGTGTAATAAACTTAGCATAGAATGGTTGTTCAAGTTCCTTCATATGAGGAATGGATTGCTGGAAGAATTCAATATCCTTCAAGCCCCAGCCTACAGAGTTTTCTTCATTTACATCATAGCTTTCTATATCAAAGAATTGATCATAGCCTAAAGATTTGTACATCACATCACGATTCCAAAAGCTTTTGTTATTCGCATGGAATGTAACAGGTGTATAGCCTTCCTCTTTTATCTCGTTTGGAGTTGCTGTATGGAAATCATTTGTTCCATGTGTAAAGAATACAGCCCCACGTCCAACCGGATATAAGGAATTATCTAATAAGAATTCAGAGTCAGAAGTTTTCCCTTGCCCTGTTTGGTGATAGAAATTGTTAAAATAATAACTTTGATCTTTTAATTCATTTAAGAATGGGGTAATTGGCTCACCATTTACCTCATTATCAATAACAAAGCTTTGCATAGATTCCATCTTTACAATAATGACATTTTTACCCTTAGCAATGCCTTCGTAGTCTTCGTTTGGTTCTTTGTAGTTAGCGTTAATGTAGTTTTGAATTTCAGCAAGTTCACTGCCATCCGCCATTGCACGCTGCGCTCGCGTTTTCGTTTGTAGCACGGCATCATAGACGTGATAATTGTATGTTCCTAGGTTTTTCACAAGGATTTCACGGTCAAATGTACGTGTAAGCAATTGTGGTCTTTCTGTTTCAGCTAAACCAAGGTTAAAAAGAAAGATACCCACAATGGATAGAAAGTACATTTTACGTACTTTTGGTCTCCATGTTGACATATTGACAAATGCAGGTGTCCATTTTGCAATGACCACTAAAAGAATGACATCCAAAAACATTAACAGGTCTATAGGCTTCATAAGCTCTGTAATACTTCCACCAAGATCAGCCATGTTTCCTGATTGGAATAGCAAAGGGATTGTAATAAAATCGTTAAAGAAACGATAATAAACCGCATTTGCATAAAGAACAAAGGAAACGATAAAACTTGTGATAATTAAATATCGTTTCATGCCTTTTTCTTTAAAAAATAAACCTATTCCTGCAATTAATAAGATAAAGCTTAACGGATTAATAAACAAAATAAATTCTTGTTTTAGGGATTCAATTGTAATATTAAAGCTTGTTTTATAAACGATATAGGTTTTTACCCAAAGCAGCACAACTGCTATTAAGATAAATGGAACTTTTGATTTAAAGGCTTGCTTCATCTACATTACCTCCTTATAGCAACAGTCACGGAAGCTCTTCCTTTTATTATTCTTATAAGTATCTTATTAGATGTATTAAAAACAACTTTTTTAACTCGCCATTATTTTGACTAAAGCATATCTTAAAACTTTTTTAACAAAAAATCAATGGATAATTAATACTGTCTTCATAAATAAAAAGTAGAATGCTAGTATAGGCATCGTATTTGCGTCACATTACTTAGACGTTGTACAAGCAAAAAAGTTTCAACTAAAATTAATGTTTTTAAATTTAGAATATTCAAAACAAAGAGGCTTCTTCCATGAAGAAGCCTCTTTACTAGCATTATTCACGCTTCCTTCTATCTTTTTTACCCATAAGATAGAGAGCATAAACCACTTTTATAATTTCATTTTTGCAAGGTACGCTGCTCCAATAACCCCCGCGTCGTTACCTAACGTAGCCTCTGCAACCTTCACACCTACTTTAGTTCGTGGGAAAAGATGTTTCACAAAATGTTCACGAACTGGGTTTAAAAGCTTATCTCCAGCTTTTGAGACGCCGCCACCAATGACGATCTTCTCTGGATTCATGGCATTTGCTAAATTCGCAAGAGCAAGTCCAAGATAAGAAGAAACGACTTCGACAACTTTCATTGCGGTTTCTTCTCCTTTTGCGCTTTGGTCAAAAACAAGCTTTGCTGAAAGTCCCTCTAGGGCTGCTAGTTCTTCTAATTTGCTTCCAGGATTTTTCTCGATTAACTCTTTAGCAATTCTTACAATTGCCGTTGCGGAAGCCATCGTTTCCAAACATCCTGTTTTGCCACAATTACATGGTGCTCCACCTTCTGGTACAACTGTAATATGCCCTATTTCTCCACCAGCGCCATTAATTCCGTGAACGATTTCACCATTTGTTATAATACCACCGCCAACTCCTGTTCCAAGAGTCACACAAATTAAATCTTTCGATCCCTCTCCAGCACCCTTCCACATCTCACCGATCGCAGCTAGGTTTGCATCATTGTCCACAACAACTGGAAGTCCTGTTTCCACTTCTAGGAGGTCTTTTAGTGGATAGTTTTCCCACCCGAGGTTAATCGCTTCATAAATCAAGCCTGTTGCCATATTAACAGGACCTGGTGCGCCCATTCCAAGAGCCTTTAATTTAGATTTTGATTCACCTAATTCTTCCAACTTTTTATCGATTGCCTTTGCGATATCCGTTGTTATGTATTTTCCTTTTCCACTGATGTTTGTGACGATTTCCCATTTATGTACAATTTCCCCGTATTGAGAGATAAATGCCATTTTTATTGTCGTTCCACCTAAATCTACACCGACCAACCATTTATTATCCACTACTCTCACCTTTTCTTACTGTATTTTAGATAATTCTTTCCTCATAAGTATCATGGCAGATTGAAAGCTTTTTGCATCGAGCATGTTGGAGAGATAGAGTTCTCTTATTTCCTCTTCCATCATTTCAATGTCTGCCTTCTTATCACCTGTATAGACAAAGATACCAAAGTTTTTTAATAATTGTCTCACGTCATACATTGTGTTCATACTTTCACCTTTTCCTTGGTGTTTGTTCCATTTTTAGTATATCGGATTCATTAGTAACGTCAAGGATGATTGTGTGTAATACCGCTGTTGATTTTGGCGAAATGGCTCCGCGTCCTGCGGGGCCAATCAAAAAACAGCCCTATTATGGGCTGTTTTGGATTACCGATCCGGGTCTTCCGAGTGAAGGATGACTGGTCGGCGGTTTTTTAGTGGGATTGGCGATCGAATCAAGACATCTCTAAAGCCTCGATAATTGAACGGGATAAACGGCCAGAGATATGGTACTTTGTATGATTTCATCGACATTAGGAACAGCACAAGTCCCAGTAAACCTATCATAAAGCCAATCACACCGAAGAAGAAAGTTAATCCCAGCATAACAAACCTTATCAGTCTGTTGGCCAAGCTTAATTCATAGCTCGGTGTCGCAAAAGTCCCAATTGCTGCAATAGCTAGGTAAAGGATAATTTCAGGGACAAATAATCCTACCTTCACCGCAACATCTCCAATTAATATGGCGGCAACCAGACCTAGTGCCGTCCCTAATGATGTGGGGGTATGTATAGCGGCCATCCTTAGCATGTCCATTCCAACTTCAATAATGAGAATTTGCACGATCAAAGGCACCGTTCCTGTTTCACTTGGACCAACATAGGATAGCTGCTCTGGTAAAAGCTGCGTATTGGTTGCAAGAAGAAACCATAATGGAAGAATAAATATGGATGCCCATACTGCAAAAAATCGAACTAAACGCAAATATGCTCCTACAACAGGTTTATTTCGGTATTCCTCTGCATGTTGGAGGTGATGCCAAAACGTTGCAGGTGTAATAATAACACTTGGAGAATTATCAACGATGACAAGTACATGTCCTTCATAAAGATGGGCAGCAGCTGTATCAGGTCGCTCTGTAAATCTCACT
Proteins encoded:
- a CDS encoding M14 family metallopeptidase; the protein is MVDARRGDSLWYISTLFKLPLELMMDSNPHVKKEDKEALGQKIAIPGYTSTKYLVKQGDTVQSIANEFGLPLDTLYLLNQNMSLAQLNIEDEIRMPMKVKKAFLTTKKHYDSAALEQDIKELVRIFPFVKCNSIGQSVLNNPIYQLKIGMGTKKIHWNASFHANEWITSAVTMNLLQDYLLALTKGETIRGVSAMSLYHQATISIVPMVNPDGVDLVLNGPPVHSPFEKLVTEINIDKPDFLNWKANIRGIDLNKHFPANWEIEKNRKEEKTPSPRDFPGFSPLTEPEAKAMEALTRAEDFDMVIAVHTQGEEFYWGYEGFEPKESEKMAEEFERVSTYKSVRYVDSHAGFKDWFIQEFRKPGFTLELGRGINPLPLSQYDTIYKKTLGIFIAALYV
- a CDS encoding LTA synthase family protein yields the protein MKQAFKSKVPFILIAVVLLWVKTYIVYKTSFNITIESLKQEFILFINPLSFILLIAGIGLFFKEKGMKRYLIITSFIVSFVLYANAVYYRFFNDFITIPLLFQSGNMADLGGSITELMKPIDLLMFLDVILLVVIAKWTPAFVNMSTWRPKVRKMYFLSIVGIFLFNLGLAETERPQLLTRTFDREILVKNLGTYNYHVYDAVLQTKTRAQRAMADGSELAEIQNYINANYKEPNEDYEGIAKGKNVIIVKMESMQSFVIDNEVNGEPITPFLNELKDQSYYFNNFYHQTGQGKTSDSEFLLDNSLYPVGRGAVFFTHGTNDFHTATPNEIKEEGYTPVTFHANNKSFWNRDVMYKSLGYDQFFDIESYDVNEENSVGWGLKDIEFFQQSIPHMKELEQPFYAKFITLTNHFPFVLDEEDKFIDEFDSNSRTLNRYFPTARYMDESLKVFFEELKAAGLYENSIIIMYGDHYGISENHNEAMGQYLDKEIRPFESAQLQRVPMFVHIPGVTDKNPKEFDTIGGQVDLKPTIKHLLGMETKNDIQFGEDLFSEERSDFVVFRDGSFVTDELVYSKNECYDKETEEPIDQSACEPYVEKAKKELQYSDEIVYGDLLRFYDGTSIQMDESKLDE
- a CDS encoding spore germination protein, producing the protein MTWHKPEKKMSGDFDKDVGYLKERMAVDKSFDLISLDLHYAGRKITMFLVDGFGKDDIMLFLMKFLSDLLPEDLEEHPLDKLLKTYIPYVEIEKTDDLEHVVDMVLSGPTVLIVEGLEEAVVIDSRTYPVRGPEEPDMERVVRGSRDGFVETMVFNCALIRRRVRDSSLRMEYLQVGRRSKTDISLCYLDELADPKLVEEIKSSLENIDTDGLPMAEKTLEEFVGGRHWNPYPTVRFTERPDTAAAHLYEGHVLVIVDNSPSVIITPATFWHHLQHAEEYRNKPVVGAYLRLVRFFAVWASIFILPLWFLLATNTQLLPEQLSYVGPSETGTVPLIVQILIIEVGMDMLRMAAIHTPTSLGTALGLVAAILIGDVAVKVGLFVPEIILYLAIAAIGTFATPSYELSLANRLIRFVMLGLTFFFGVIGFMIGLLGLVLFLMSMKSYKVPYLWPFIPFNYRGFRDVLIRSPIPLKNRRPVILHSEDPDR
- a CDS encoding YqgQ family protein, which produces MNTMYDVRQLLKNFGIFVYTGDKKADIEMMEEEIRELYLSNMLDAKSFQSAMILMRKELSKIQ
- a CDS encoding ROK family glucokinase → MDNKWLVGVDLGGTTIKMAFISQYGEIVHKWEIVTNISGKGKYITTDIAKAIDKKLEELGESKSKLKALGMGAPGPVNMATGLIYEAINLGWENYPLKDLLEVETGLPVVVDNDANLAAIGEMWKGAGEGSKDLICVTLGTGVGGGIITNGEIVHGINGAGGEIGHITVVPEGGAPCNCGKTGCLETMASATAIVRIAKELIEKNPGSKLEELAALEGLSAKLVFDQSAKGEETAMKVVEVVSSYLGLALANLANAMNPEKIVIGGGVSKAGDKLLNPVREHFVKHLFPRTKVGVKVAEATLGNDAGVIGAAYLAKMKL